In the Actinopolymorpha sp. NPDC004070 genome, CGGCCGGCGGGTGTGGTGGTGGCCACGAAGGCGGCATGAGGAGCGATGGCCGACCGTGATTTCTACCAGGTTCTCGGGGTGCCCCGCACGGCGACCCGGGAGGAGATCCAGCGTGCCTACCGGCGGCTGGCGCGGGAGAACCATCCCGACGTGAACAAGGACCCGGGGGCGGAGGATCGGTTCAAGGATGTTTCGGAGGCCTA is a window encoding:
- a CDS encoding DnaJ domain-containing protein — protein: MADRDFYQVLGVPRTATREEIQRAYRRLARENHPDVNKDPGAEDRFKDVSEA